AGGAGGCTGTCATCGCCGCCGCACCACCCCGCAGAACCGTGTCGTCGAACGACCGGGACGACCTGCTGCTCGAGGTCCGGAACCTCCGCACCCACATCGACACCCCCGGTGGACGCATCACGCCCGTCGACGGGGTCGACATCTCCCTCCGACGCGGCGAGACCATCGGCATCGTCGGCGAGTCCGGCTCGGGCAAGTCGATGCTCGTCCGCTCGATCATGGGCATCGCCCCCACCACCGCCCGGGTGGATCCCGCGTCGACGGTCCGCTTCGACGGCCGGGACGTCCTGGCACTGTCCCAGCGCGAGGCGCAGAAGTTCTGGGGCCGCGAGATCGCCATGGTCTTCCAGGACCCGCTCACCTCGCTCAACCCCATCCGGACCATCGGTCGGCAGATCATCGACCCGCTGCGGCACCATCTGGGGCTGAGCCGCCGGGAGGCAGCCGACCGCGCGGTCGAGCTCCTCGAACGGGTCCGCATCCCCTCGCCACGGAACCGGCTCAGCGAGTACCCCCACCAGCTCTCCGGCGGAATGCGCCAGCGCGTGGGAATCGCGATCGCCCTGTCGTGCTCTCCCAAGCTGCTCATCGCCGACGAGCCCACCACCGCGCTCGACGTGACGGTGCAGCACGAGATCCTGGACCTCCTCCACGGGCTGCAGGCCGACGGGGACATGGCGATGATCCTCGTCAGCCACGACCTCGCCGTGGTCTCGCAGCACACCGACCGGATCGGGGTCATGTACGCCGGGCGGTTCCTCGAGGTGGGCGACACCCGGGCGCTGCTCGACGAGCCCGCGCACCCGTACACCGGGGCGCTGCTGGACTCGATCCCGCGGCCGGACCTGCCGCCGCACACCCGACTCACCGTGATCGAGGGCCGTCCGCCGAACCTGCGGGAGATGCCCCCGGGATGCCGGTTCGCCCCGAGGTGCCCACGGGTGGCGGACGACTGCCTCGTCGTCGACCCCCCTCTCGAAGATCTGGCCGCCGGCTCCACCGCCCTCCCGACGGAGACCGTCGTCCACCGCGTCGGATGCCTCCATCCCACCGTCCCCGCCCACCACCGCACCAGCAGCGAGGCCTCATGACCGGCTCCAGTCAGAACGTCGCCGACGCGCCCACCCCGCCGGACGCGGGACGGCCCGGGGACGCCAAGCTCGTCGTCGACCACGTGACCGTGGAGTACCACACACGCAAGGGCACGGTCCACGCCGTCTCGGACGTCTCCCTCGACGTCCCCCGCGGTAAGACGTTGGCACTGGTCGGCGAATCCGGCTGCGGCAAGTCCAGCCTCGGCCGGGCGCTGCTCCAACTGCCCCGGCCCACCTCCGGCCGCGTGGTCGTGGACGAGACCGACCTGTGCTCGCTGTCCGGGGCGTCGCTCAAACGGGCCCGGAAGATGATCCAGATGGTGTTCCAGGACCCCGTCTCCTCCCTCAACCCCCGCCGGAAGGTCCGGGACATCGTGGCGGAGGGCCTGGAGATCCAGGGCACGGACGGGGGCCGGGAGGAGATCCGGCGCCGCGTCGACGCGGCCCTCGAGGCGGTGGGCCTGGACCCCGAGCACGCCGGCGACCGACGCCCGTCGGAGTTCTCGGGTGGCCAGTGCCAACGCATCGCCCTGGCCCGGGCACTGGTACTCGAGCCCGAGGTGCTGGTGTGCGACGAGCCGGTCTCCGCGCTCGACGTCTCCGTCCAGGCGCAGATCCTCAACCTGCTCGAGGAGATGAAGGAGCGCTACCGGCTGACGATGGTCTTCATCTCGCACGACCTGTCGGTGGTGCACAACATCGCCGACCAGGTGGCCGTGATGTACCTGGGCACGGTGTGCGAGGTGGCCGACACGTCGTCCCTCTACCGGGCGCCCGCCCACCCGTACACGATGCTGCTCATCTCGTCGGCTCCCACGCTCGGCGGCACCCTCGCGGACACGCTCGGCGAGTCGCCGATCACCGCCACGAGTTCGGAGCTGCCCTCCCCGCTCGACCCCCCGTCCGGCTGTCGCTTCCGTACCCGGTGCCCCCGGGCCACCGAGATCTGCGCCGCCGAACGCCCACAGCTGACCGTCATCGCACCCGGCCACCAGGTCGCGTGCCACCACCCTCTCGAGGAGAACCGATGAAGCGCACCACCAGCGCCCTGGCCGTACTAGCGGCGGCCACCCTGACCCTGACCGCATGTGGCGGAGGCGGGGACGACTCGTCAGCTGCGGCCGGCGGGGAGGGCCTGGCGCCGGACCAGTCCGAGCGCTGCACCGAGGACCGCGCCGGCGGCACGATCACCGTGGGCGAGTTCTCCATGCTCCCCAGCTTCGCGCCCGGCCAGGGCCAGTACGGCGTCCGCGGCGGCGCCCAGTCGGCGGCCGTCTACGACCGACTGATGGTGTGGAACCCGGAGGCCGAGGAGTTCGAGCCCAAGCTCGCCGAGTCGCTGGAGTCCAACGACGACAACACCGTGTGGACCCTGACGCTCCGCGACGGCGTGACCTTCTCCAACGGCGACCCGCTCACCGCCGAGGACGTCGCGTTCACGGTGGGCCTGCACAAGGATCCCGCCACCCGGTCGGTCGCGATGACCGACGCGATGCAGATCGAGGACGCCCGGGTGGTGGACCCGCTCACCGTCGAGTTCACGTTGGCCAACCCGTGGTCCGGGTTCCCCGTCGCGCTCGCCGGGACCGTCGGTGAGGTCATCCCGCAGGACGCCTACGAGGCAGCCGACCCGCAGGAATGGGCCAGCAATCCGATCGGCGCCGGCGCGTTCACGCTCGCCAGTTACACCCCGGACCAGGAGGTCGTGCTCGAGCCCAATCCGGAGTACTACGGCGGGCCCGTCTGCCCGACTCTCAAGTTCATCCGCATCCCCGGATCCCAGGGCACCTACGACGCGTTCCAGACCGGCGAGGTCCAGGTCGGGTTCCTGCGCGGCGCCACGTTCGTCAACATGGCCCAGAGTGACGACGTCCGCGGCTTCGAGGAGATCATCAGCTCCGGCTCGGTGCTCAACATGAACTCGGGCAAGGCGGGTTACGACGGCGTCCTGACCGACGTCCGTGCCCGCCAGGCCGTCGCGGCCGCGATGGACCGCGACCTGTGGAACCAGCGCCTGTACGACGGCGAGGGTCAGCCGACTTCAGCGCTGGTCGCCGAGACCTCCCGTCTGTACGACGGCCAAGAGGGCCCGGCGTACGACGTCGACGCGGCCAAGGCAATCGTCGAGGAGCTCAAGGCGGACACCCCGGACTGGGATGGCACCCTGCGCATGCTCATCTCCGACGGCCCCGAGAACATCGAGGCCGGGGTGGTGGCCAAGGCGTTGTTGGACGCGGCCGGGTTCAACGTCGTGATCGAGAACGCCCCTGTCTCGCAGGTCACGGCGCGCCAGTTCACCGGTGACTACGAGATCGTGATCGGTGGACTGTCCAC
This Dietzia psychralcaliphila DNA region includes the following protein-coding sequences:
- a CDS encoding ABC transporter ATP-binding protein, with the translated sequence MSSNDRDDLLLEVRNLRTHIDTPGGRITPVDGVDISLRRGETIGIVGESGSGKSMLVRSIMGIAPTTARVDPASTVRFDGRDVLALSQREAQKFWGREIAMVFQDPLTSLNPIRTIGRQIIDPLRHHLGLSRREAADRAVELLERVRIPSPRNRLSEYPHQLSGGMRQRVGIAIALSCSPKLLIADEPTTALDVTVQHEILDLLHGLQADGDMAMILVSHDLAVVSQHTDRIGVMYAGRFLEVGDTRALLDEPAHPYTGALLDSIPRPDLPPHTRLTVIEGRPPNLREMPPGCRFAPRCPRVADDCLVVDPPLEDLAAGSTALPTETVVHRVGCLHPTVPAHHRTSSEAS
- a CDS encoding ABC transporter ATP-binding protein, translating into MTGSSQNVADAPTPPDAGRPGDAKLVVDHVTVEYHTRKGTVHAVSDVSLDVPRGKTLALVGESGCGKSSLGRALLQLPRPTSGRVVVDETDLCSLSGASLKRARKMIQMVFQDPVSSLNPRRKVRDIVAEGLEIQGTDGGREEIRRRVDAALEAVGLDPEHAGDRRPSEFSGGQCQRIALARALVLEPEVLVCDEPVSALDVSVQAQILNLLEEMKERYRLTMVFISHDLSVVHNIADQVAVMYLGTVCEVADTSSLYRAPAHPYTMLLISSAPTLGGTLADTLGESPITATSSELPSPLDPPSGCRFRTRCPRATEICAAERPQLTVIAPGHQVACHHPLEENR
- a CDS encoding ABC transporter substrate-binding protein; protein product: MKRTTSALAVLAAATLTLTACGGGGDDSSAAAGGEGLAPDQSERCTEDRAGGTITVGEFSMLPSFAPGQGQYGVRGGAQSAAVYDRLMVWNPEAEEFEPKLAESLESNDDNTVWTLTLRDGVTFSNGDPLTAEDVAFTVGLHKDPATRSVAMTDAMQIEDARVVDPLTVEFTLANPWSGFPVALAGTVGEVIPQDAYEAADPQEWASNPIGAGAFTLASYTPDQEVVLEPNPEYYGGPVCPTLKFIRIPGSQGTYDAFQTGEVQVGFLRGATFVNMAQSDDVRGFEEIISSGSVLNMNSGKAGYDGVLTDVRARQAVAAAMDRDLWNQRLYDGEGQPTSALVAETSRLYDGQEGPAYDVDAAKAIVEELKADTPDWDGTLRMLISDGPENIEAGVVAKALLDAAGFNVVIENAPVSQVTARQFTGDYEIVIGGLSTTDADLASTFASAMLPDGATNLTGIDDPELTAAVNDLKAAADVDAQKEALTRLQEVFNEVQPFTVMANAEQYVTVSDTVGGLTPTVASTVLYDGAYVQE